The genomic DNA ATCCTATATCCTTTCAAGTAAGCTGTGCAAAAACTTCCTATGAGAAGATGTCCTCTATTTATAGCCTAACTTATGCCTTGATCGGCAATCCACATTTGCATGATGCTGGAAAAGCCAGTTCATACCCAAGATAACATCGAAATCTTGTATGGGTAGTAGTATCAAGTTCGCCTCTAGGTGCCTCCCATTCACTTCGATGGGACAATTTGGATACCCTTCCGTTGCCGTAAACGTCTCCCCCACTGGGACATCTACCGCTAATCTTTCTATCAAGGATCTACGTGGGATTCTAATGCATTTAGCGAATTTATGTGACACGAACGAATGTGTCACACCTGGGTCTATCAGTATTGCGGCGTCATGACCGCAAAAGAGGATTGTTCCTATGAATCGCTTACTCTAAGTGAGTGATCATGTTTGGATATAAAACTTAGATGCAGACCTCACAGACTTAATTTTTCCTAGGTGTTTTCCTATGGTCATTCTATAACCCAATATATTTTCTAAAAGATATTTAACCTGGGCTCTGATACCAAAATTGCGACACCCCCCTCGCGATTTCCCTCTAAGGACGGGAGATCACTCGAGGGGCGTCGGGAGTTTCGTTTTTCACACTTATCGATTTAAGAAATAAATCTTTATTCGATTTTTATATCCtccataagatattaaaacataatTAAGTATTTTAGTTACATATaagtttataacaataataaaagtcAGGTTAACTCTAAGACACACTTTGGCACAAGTGCCGCCCAACAGGTTTATTTAAGGAAGATAAATATTATGCTCTGCTCGAGGCTGTGAAGTAATCTACCTCGATCTCCAAACGATAACTTATTCTACAAAATACGTTGACAGTTTCGTAGATACTTTAAAAATGAAAGAGTAAAATAGTCATTTACTATAATGAATTGATTTTTCTCCTCTGTTATAAAACTGATTAAACCAAATAGGTTCAATCATTATTTCATCTTCAACCTTCATACGAGACGCGTTTTCTCTCGCTCGTCTCTGCTTCTGTTCGACGTCGGCCGTGGCGATTCCGGGGACGTCAGGCTCCGTCACAGGTACCGATCGACTCGTATCAACTCGGGGAACACGAATATAAGGTTTGATTTTTCTAATTTTACCCCGTTCGTCTTTAATTTCAAAATTAGGTTTCGGGTACAAATTTTTAACACGTCGAATTAAAGTCTAATCTCCTACTATGTTATTCTACTGTTAATGGGGATTGTTTCTATACTGAAATCGAGTCGAATTAAGTGCAGGAAGGCGTCGGATTTTTACCTCGAAGAATTCGACCACCTAGTTTCTCGTCGGCCTTGGCTCGGTTATGTTCGTCGATGCCTCTGGACTCCTCTGATGTCCGAACTCGGGCCAAACTTGGCTAACTCAGTGACGATCGACACTCAACTCGGTCGTGACTCAGTGAGTAAACGATGTTTGATCGGGTAGTTTCCTCCTTGAAAAGTGTTTCTTTATGCCTTGTCTATAACATATATTGATTCGGAATGATTCTGGAAAAATCGATTTTTTGCAGTGTAATTAATTAGGCGATTTCGTGTAATTGACATATTGATTTCCGTTGCTTGTTACGGAGAACTTGAACTGAAATTTATTATAATTGGACTGAGAAAATGGACTGAATTGAATGATTGTCTTGGCTGTGATTGTTTGAAAAATGAGGATGGGACTTGTTGAATGTTTCTTTGTTACGGAGGACATATCATGTTGTCAATGATATATATGCAATGAGGTTCTTTGATATAttattgatatgaatttatgaagccTACAAGAGGACTCACCTTCCTCTATGATAGGTGTTGAAAATTTTGGGTCTTGTAGTCTACTCTTGTCTCCCTAGAAAATCCTATGGATTTGATTAATCAATTACTCCCTCTATTCATGATATTTTATTTTCATTAGATTTTAGAAATTATAGTAATATTTTCTATCAATTCATCTCAAATTGTATTTGAAAATTTATTTGCATCGCGTAGTTTTTAATGTCTTTTCGACTGTTAGTTTATTAAATTAACAGCGTCCAAATCGTTACGCGAAGAAAAAATAATTACGGTTAATCGCAATATCTAATTATAATACGCGTCTAAATTAGAGTATGGGTGTTACAATCACTTTTTTGTTTCCTTTTAGATGATGACTCAGTTTTCTTTCCAATTGATTTAATTTGAATCGCCTTTATTTCCTTTTACATGCATTGGTCATGTTTCCTTTTAAATCCTACGTCTTCATATAttttgatttttctagatttttgttTTGGAGAAGACGTCTTTCATCAATCCTAACTGTCTATTGTAATGTGATCTTGTCCGCTGAAATACTCCATCTTGACAGTCCATGTGATGATAGTAAAATGAGCTTCTTATCCATCATTTGCATTTTTATTACAaccatatattataaaatatactaCAATGACATATTGTTCTTTAAAATCATATAATTACCAAACTACTACTAACTTATTTCTATGTCAAAAAGTAACAATATAGATGTCTATATCAAGTCATATAAAGTCTTGATATAGCATGCATTCTCAAGTTTCTACTTTCGCCATGATCCTATTTAAACTACCCAAAGAATTTTGTGAGAGTTTAGAGATGTATTGTGCCAAATTTTTTTGGGGAACTAAAGAAGGTCATAGAAAGATGCATTGGGCATCATGGAAGAGGTTGAGTGCTAAAAAGAAAGATGGTGGGTTGGGCTTTCAATCATTGGAAGCATACAACCTCGCTCTAATTGCTAAGCAAGGATGGAGGGTCATTACAAACCCAGAGTCTTTGGTTGCTCGATTGCTGAAAGATAAATATTTCAAGAGCTCCTATTTTTTGCGAGCTGAGTTGGGTCGATTTCCCACTGACATTTGGAGGACATTACTTGATTCAAGGGCAATCCTTTTAGCTGTTGGGATGTGGATAGGAAATGTGCATGAGATCGTAACATCCCTCATTTTATGGTCCCTCTTGAAGATCTGAATACGAATATGGAGCTAAGTGTAAATGACTTGTTGGTAAGCCAAAGACATTTCTATTATGTAGAGTTGTTATAGTCTATGTTCTGTCAAATCACGGTGGTTGCTATTTTAGCGACACCAGTGAGGGATATGACGAAATAAGACCAGCTGATATGGACATACGGATCTTCAGGAGTCTATAAGGTCAAATCAAGGTATTATATTGCAAAAGATTTGTTGATAGCCTTGATGAACTGCAGAATCTTCATATCTCTTATTTTCAACATTGGCCTTGACTTTGGGATATGAAATTGCCTCCAAACATGTGTTTCTTCGCATGGAAGCTATGCAGGGGCTTGATGGGCACAAGGGATATCTTGAACTAGCAAGGTATGAATCTTTCTACCCATTGTGAAATCTGTATAGATCATACTGAGTCCATGCTTCATATATTTTGTGATTATATTTGGACATCTACTTTGTGGAATACTATGGAGTTTGGATGGATAGTTGATTCTAGTATCATTGATTTAATTGAGTGGATGAATGAAATGTTTTCCAAACTGTCGGATGTTGAGGTTCGTTCGCAAATTTGTGGTCATCTGTTGGTGGGTGTGGAATAATAGAAATTCAACCATATTTGATCAAAATTGCGCTCAAGATAGTTGCAGAATTGCTATAGAAAAATGGTTGGTGGAACGGGCAGGTGTTGCCTAGAGACCTCAATTCGTGGCTACTTTGCAGCAGGTTTGGAAACCTCCTGATAGGAGAtggataaaattaaattatgatgcTTCCTTTAAGTATTCTTCGCGAATCAACTAGTATGGCTTGGTGGCAAGAGATAAAGTTGGTTAGGTTATACATGTAGAATATAGGTTTATTGGAGTAGCAGATGACTCGTTTCGGGCTAAAGCAATGGCTGCTGCTAGTGCAGTCCAGTGGGAGATCTGTAGCTAAGGTTATTTTTGAAGGAGACTGCATGTTTCTACATAAGGAGCTAATTTCTTCGTCCGCAAGCTACACTAGGAGTGGATTGGTGATTGACACATTGAGGTATGTCAATAAAGTTGCTCATGTTTTAGCCAAACTCGAATCCGACCTCTCTGTAATTTGTTTTTCATTTTCTTCATTACTCTCATGTGTTAAAACTGTTGTTCTTGATGATTGTTCATCTTAACAAAATAGGAgggaaaatgttcccacaagtccCTGAACATTTCTTAGGTTAATCGGTAGGTCCCTTAACTTCACTTACTAACCATCGGATCCTTGAACTTGTATAAATCATAACCACAGGGTCCTTGACGTTAAGTCTTTGTTAATATTGCTGACATGGCAACTGACGTGGCAAAGCTCATACAAACCATTGGATCTTTTTGTCCACGTGAGCGTCTAGTCAACGAACACGGACCGATTAATCGAAACAAACTGGATGAACCTGAAATGAACCGATTGAACCTTTGAAAAAACCGATTCAGCTCTAAAATAAATTGGTTTAACCCGTTAACCCGTCATCTTCTTCACAAGACTTCCAATCTTCCTCCATCTCTCCTCTTTACCATCTTCTCACTTTTATGAGAATTTTGGCCACTTTCTAAAAGCAAAATAGTAACTTTAGCAGAACAAATTGGTTTAACCTAATTATGGTAGCACCATAGCCAACACAAGCCCGATCTAACACTAACATCAAGATCCTCTACTTTCAGTGTTAAAAATTGATTATCACTCGAAAAAGGAGATTAATTAAAGATATGGCTTCTCACTTTTTGTATTACCATTACAAGCAAAAAATAAACAATCACTACCAACAAGAAACAAATAATCCCTACTAAAATCTTAATCCCCAAATGAGCTTTCGAATTGAACACTATGACATCTTAAACAAAGGAGAGTGCTTCGAAGGAAACTGTGAGCAACAAGAACAAGCCAAGTGAAATCCCCCATTTACCCTTTATCAAAGCTTTGCTCTTCTTCATGGCTTTCCAGTCCTTAGCTTCTTCTAAAACCGGAACAACACTTGCCAAGTTCCAAATTATGAAGATATAAGCTAAAACACAGATGAATTAGAACCCTACAACGACAATTAAAGCAATCCCAACCAGAGAACCTCCAAGTAAAATTGTAAATACAGTTGATAAAGCAATACCCAGAAAAGAAACGACGATAATTAGGCATATCCGATGAAGAAACTTACTAACAGCCTCTTCTAAAACTAGATAAATTATTGCAGTCAGTGACGAGAAATTTGAAATTATCGAAACTTTACATTTTCCACCGTGAAGACCTTGTGAACAATTCGTCGTCTTTTTCATGCCATTGTCTTTATGAAGATGGTAAAGGAGAGAGATAGAGGAAGATTAGAATTTGTCAAGTCTTTTGAAGAAGACGATGGCTTAAAGGTAATGGGTTAAACCAATTTATTTTAGAGTTGAACCGGTTTATCAAAGGTTCAATCGGTTCGTTTTGAGTTAATTCGGTTCGTTTTGATTAATCGGTTCATATTTGTTGACTAGACGCCCACGTGGACAAAAGACCCAATGATTAGTATGAGTTTTGCCACGTACGTTGCCATGTTAGCAATTTTAACGGAGAGTTAACGTCAAGGACCTTGTGGTTATGTTTTATACAAGTTTAGGGATCCGGTGATTAATAAGTGAAGTTAAGAGACCTAATGATTAACCTAAGAAAATTCCAGGGACTTGTAGGAGCATTTTCCCAAAATAGGATGAATGATCAACTAAAAAAATTGCTCTTGTATTGAGATGAGATTGGCCGTAAAGCATGTTTTATTCACACTAGTTTGATCGGAAAGTCCAAAAACTTCCAACCCAACAAAAAATGGAGAGCCGCCTTAGAACCTAGCATAGGCCCAAATCCATTGAAGGCCCTATCCTTACAAACCATAGGCTTATACTCTAAAatgatttattaaaaaaaaaaaaaaaaaaacctgaatatAGCCAGTTTGCTAGACTTTCAGAAACGAAGATGGAATCTTAACACCTTGAAGTAAAGTCCAAAACATGCGGCTGAAATTTGAATCCGTGTAAATATTTAAAACTGAAAGTCTCGTATCAGTTATacaaaaaaggtaaaagaaaaaaaagaaaactcACATCGCAATCCACGCCTCACATTTTTGGTAACACCAACGGGCAGATCTTGGTCCATGTCAGCATCCacaacttttttttttcttatGCTAATATGAATTATGAAACGTATTATTCACAAACTTTgtacatctatctatctatatataagaGTGCAatttttgtcaaattttaaaaacaCGCCGGCGCCCCTCAACACATTAAAGGTTTAGAAAAATAATGTCGGACTCCGACCTCCGTTCACCGTTATTGCCTCCGCCATCCGCCGCAAAGTCGATAAAACTATGCATCGACGACATGTTACAAAGTCATTGTGGAGAATTTGGGAGGTGGCAGCTCCGCCACTTTGTGCTCACGTGCTTCGCATGGGCCCTCGAGGCTTTCCACACCATGGTTATGATATTCGCCGACCGCGAACCGGATTGGAGATGCGCCGCCAAAGATTGCCGGAGCTATTGTGACCTGGAACCGGGTTCGTGGGAATGGACCGGCGGACCGGGAATTTCCACGGTGTCACAGTGGGGATTGGTTTGCGGTGAAAAATATAAAGTTGGCTTGGTTCAAGCCTTGTTTTTCGGTGGCTGCATGATCGGTTAGTACAATTATATCTTGGattctgttaataataatatttttattttctttgatTGATGATAATGATTGATGATAATATCTAATTAAATTTGtgataaaattaattaattatacttTATTTGAAGCAACAAACCATATCATGTGATAAGATTAGATAGGATCGGGAAGGATAATATtcttctttcttttttctttttcttgatgAATCTGGATAGATGAATGCTTCTGAATTTGTTTATTTTAATAAATTTTTGATTTCGTTTTGACTTCAAAATGATTTCGTTCTGTTCTAGACATAAGTTGCCTTTCCATGATCTCTCTGTTTAAGTTGCGAATTTTATGtcaacatttatttattttttatatatatattttttttagaaaaaaggtGGTAAAATTGGTAACTAATGAAAGGTTTTGATGCTCGAGATCAAATTCGGAATATTCTCTCCTTGATTATCCAATATTTCATCCCCACTTGTATTTTGTTGACTATATTTCCTGGCTAGCTAGGTTATTTGCTTGCTATTGGACACATACTGAAGATAAACGAAATcgtttattttatttattgtaaaGATATAGCCGTATACGACCCAAAGTGAAGGATTTTCTCGTGGTGCATAGCAGACTTGTAGATAAGAATTATAGCAGCTGTACACGTCTTTGAAGGCTAGGATTTAGTGATCACAaacatatatatacttgataaactAATTAAGAAAATCTCGATCAGATCGGTGCTTTTTGGAACAGGATTGGTTGATTTAACAAGACACAATAGTCTTTTGCTTTCTGGTGTTTTCTTGTCTTGTCTTCTGGCTTCTAGTTAGTCACACATTATCATCTCCTCGGATCATCTCACTCATTATAACAGAACAgaaaatatatatagagagagagagacttTAAACTGTTACAATTTAATCAAGAtagtataaataattaatatttaaaattgtTGTGTAAATGTTATGATCAATTTAATTTCATCCCTGGTGGCTAATAATCTTTTTTGATAATTTATTAAAGTTGATCTCATCTGTGATTATTGAGTTGAAGACGAGGCCCACTTATTTTTGGACAAAATAAAGTGTGGACAAATTAAATTACCAACCCAAGAGGAGATAGTTTTTCCTAGGGAGAACCTTGTGACAATAAACTAACGAAACTAAGCATGAGACTCCTGTCACAGATTTATTAATCTTTTCAATCATTAAAGTCCCTAAAAACAGAAAGCGTGTTAAAAAATAAAAATGGTAGGGTTTGAGCTTCTTCTTGTTTCGTCGAGCCcacagctatatatatatatatatataaagtttggaAAAAATGTTTCATTAATTAGAGTTTATCTCCAAATTTTTAGTTTTAAATGCTGTGCTGTCCCATGTGATGAATGGAATTATGGAACTGAAAGTCACAATCTATGGAAATGGAATTTTATATCTAGCCTTTGACATCATTACTTGCTTTAGCTCACAatctttataagtattattaaaagcaAAAGATTGATTTTGTTCAATGTATATCCTCTGCAATTTTCATAACCTTGCAATTTCATCTAATCTTTCAAATTAATGTTACCATAATatgattaaataattaatataattctaTTTGTGATTTTCAGGTGCTGGTATATTTGGACATCTATCAGACTCCTCGTTAGGAAGAAAAGGCTCACTACAGTAGTATGCATCATGAACGCCGTATTTGGAGTCTTAACGGCGTTTTCACCAAACTACTTCACTTACGTCATCCTCCGTCTTCTAACAGGCTTCAGTACAGGTGGCGTCGGTCTCTGTGCCTTTGTTCTCGCTACAGAACCGATCGGTCCGACCAAACGAGGCGCAGCCGGAATGTCCACTTTTTACTTCTTCTCAACCGGAATCGCATTGCTAGCAGGAATCGCATACATTTTCCATCTTGGCGTGAACTCTACATTGCTTCCTCAATTCCATCCTTCTTATTCTCATTTAGTTATCCCTTTCATCTCCGAATCGCCGAGGTGGTACCTCGTTCGAGGAAAAGTAGAAGAAGCCATGAAATAATGCGAGCCATCGCTAAGTCTAACGGACGTGACCTTTCCTGATGGAGTTATATTAGCAATCGACGAAGAAACGAATAAGGAAGGCGATGACTTGAATTGCAAGGAAGAAGACTTGGGAGACAAGGAAGCAATAAAAGGCTCTTTGGTCGATGTATTGAAGTCAAGAGTGAC from Rutidosis leptorrhynchoides isolate AG116_Rl617_1_P2 unplaced genomic scaffold, CSIRO_AGI_Rlap_v1 contig59, whole genome shotgun sequence includes the following:
- the LOC139884702 gene encoding uncharacterized mitochondrial protein AtMg00310-like — encoded protein: MHSQVSTFAMILFKLPKEFCESLEMYCAKFFWGTKEGHRKMHWASWKRLSAKKKDGGLGFQSLEAYNLALIAKQGWRVITNPESLVARLLKDKYFKSSYFLRAELGRFPTDIWRTLLDSRAILLAVGMWIGNVHEIVTSLILWSLLKI
- the LOC139884703 gene encoding LOW QUALITY PROTEIN: organic cation/carnitine transporter 4-like (The sequence of the model RefSeq protein was modified relative to this genomic sequence to represent the inferred CDS: inserted 5 bases in 4 codons; deleted 1 base in 1 codon; substituted 1 base at 1 genomic stop codon) codes for the protein MSDSDLRSPLLPPPSAAKSIKLCIDDMLQSHCGEFGRWQLRHFVLTCFAWALEAFHTMVMIFADREPDWRCAAKDCRSYCDLEPGSWEWTGGPGISTVSQWGLVCGEKYKVGLVQALFFGGCMIGAGIFGHLSDSSLGRKGSXTVVCIMNAVFGVLTAFSPNYFTYVILRLLTGFSTGGVGLCAFVLATEPIGPTKRGAAGMSTFYFFSTGIALLAGIAYIFXSWRELYIASSIPSFLFSXLVIPFISESPRWYLVRGKVEEAMKXCEPSLSLTDVTFPDGVILAIDEETNKEGDDLNCKEEDLGDKEAIKGSLVDVLKSRVTRGRLILSVIINFLCSVVYYGLSLNVVNLDTNLYLNVVLNSIAEMPAYTITAILLDRLGRKPLAIGTLWFSGFFCLVGSLMPGIGIWKNLRMICGVLGIFGMAGTYNLLFIYTTELFPTVVRNAALGCATQAAQMGAILAPIVVVMGDGFPFMVFAACGXAGGVLAYYLPETLNQPLYDTMGGLEDGEKKGLIKLDVDESV